In Mycobacterium tuberculosis H37Rv, a single window of DNA contains:
- the fadE35 gene encoding acyl-CoA dehydrogenase FadE35, with amino-acid sequence MPEYDLEAVDKLPFSTPEKAQRYQTENYRGAMGLNWYLTDPTLQFIMAYYLRPDELAFAEPHLTRIGELTGGPVTRWAEETDRNPPRLERYDRWGHDISRVVLPESFIQSKRAVIEARQAVRDDAARAGVKPSLALFAADYLLNQADIGMACALATGGNMVRSLVTAYAPPDVREFVLGKLNSGEWDGEAAQLLTERAGGSDLGALETTATRSGDVWLLNGFKWFASNCAGEAFVVLAKPEGAPDSTRGVATFLVLRTRRDGSRNGVRIRRLKDKLGTRSVASGEIEFVDAEAFLLSGEPSADAGPSDGKGLTRMMELTNRLRLGTASFALGNARRALVESLCYAGQRRAFGGALIDKPLMRRKLAEMVVDVEAALAMVFDGFGAANHRQPRCLPQRIAVPVTKLKTCRLGITVASDAIEIHGGNGYIETWPVARLLRDAQVNTIWEGPDNILCLDVRRGIEQTRAHETLLARLRDAVSVSDDDDTTRLVSRRIEDLDAAITAWTKLDRQLAEARLFPLAQFMGDVYAGALLTEQAAWERATRGTDRKALVARLYARRYLADQGPLRGIDADCDEALQRFDELVAGAFTAEQT; translated from the coding sequence ATGCCCGAGTACGACCTAGAGGCCGTGGACAAGCTGCCCTTCTCGACCCCTGAAAAGGCGCAGCGCTACCAAACGGAAAACTATCGCGGGGCCATGGGCCTCAACTGGTACCTCACGGATCCGACCCTGCAGTTCATCATGGCCTATTACCTACGACCCGATGAATTGGCGTTCGCAGAACCCCATCTGACCCGCATTGGTGAGCTGACGGGGGGGCCAGTGACGCGTTGGGCCGAGGAAACCGACCGCAACCCCCCGCGGCTCGAACGCTACGACCGGTGGGGGCATGACATCAGCCGGGTAGTGCTGCCGGAATCGTTCATCCAATCCAAGCGCGCCGTCATCGAGGCGCGACAAGCCGTGCGCGACGACGCGGCACGGGCCGGCGTCAAGCCGTCGCTGGCACTCTTCGCCGCCGACTATCTGCTCAACCAGGCCGATATCGGTATGGCTTGCGCGCTCGCCACTGGCGGCAACATGGTCCGGTCGCTGGTGACTGCCTACGCGCCACCCGATGTGCGCGAATTCGTCCTAGGCAAACTCAATTCCGGCGAGTGGGACGGCGAGGCCGCGCAGCTGCTGACGGAGCGTGCGGGCGGCTCCGATCTGGGAGCTCTGGAGACGACGGCCACCCGCAGCGGCGACGTGTGGCTGCTGAACGGCTTCAAGTGGTTTGCGTCCAACTGCGCCGGGGAGGCGTTCGTGGTGTTGGCCAAGCCCGAGGGGGCGCCTGACTCGACTCGAGGTGTGGCCACCTTCCTCGTGCTACGGACGCGCCGTGACGGTTCCCGCAACGGCGTGCGTATCCGTCGGCTGAAGGACAAGCTCGGCACCCGCTCTGTCGCCTCCGGTGAAATCGAGTTCGTCGACGCCGAAGCCTTTCTGTTGTCCGGCGAACCGAGCGCTGACGCGGGCCCGTCCGACGGCAAGGGACTCACCCGCATGATGGAGCTGACCAACAGATTGCGGTTGGGCACCGCCTCGTTCGCCCTCGGCAACGCGCGCCGCGCGCTGGTCGAATCGCTGTGCTACGCCGGGCAGCGGCGGGCATTCGGTGGGGCGCTCATCGACAAGCCGCTGATGCGCCGCAAGCTGGCCGAAATGGTCGTTGATGTGGAAGCCGCGCTGGCGATGGTGTTCGACGGCTTCGGAGCGGCGAACCACCGCCAGCCCAGATGCCTGCCGCAACGTATCGCGGTGCCGGTCACCAAGCTTAAGACTTGCCGGCTCGGGATCACCGTGGCATCGGATGCGATCGAGATCCACGGCGGCAATGGCTACATCGAGACCTGGCCGGTGGCCCGGTTGCTGCGTGACGCGCAAGTCAACACGATCTGGGAGGGCCCCGACAACATCCTGTGTCTGGATGTGCGGCGCGGGATCGAGCAGACGCGCGCTCACGAGACACTGTTGGCGCGGCTGCGCGATGCGGTGTCGGTGTCCGACGATGACGACACCACGCGGCTGGTCTCGCGCCGCATTGAGGACCTCGACGCGGCGATCACCGCTTGGACCAAACTCGACAGGCAGCTGGCCGAGGCGCGGCTGTTCCCGCTGGCCCAATTCATGGGCGACGTCTACGCCGGCGCGTTGCTCACCGAGCAGGCCGCCTGGGAACGGGCAACCCGCGGCACCGACCGCAAGGCACTCGTCGCCCGCCTGTACGCGCGCCGGTATCTCGCCGACCAAGGCCCGCTGCGCGGTATCGACGCAGATTGCGATGAGGCGCTGCAGCGTTTCGACGAACTCGTGGCGGGCGCGTTCACTGCCGAGCAGACGTAA
- a CDS encoding insertion sequence element IS1557 transposase — protein MRNVRLFRALLGVDKRTVIEDIEFEEDDAGDGARVIARVRPRSAVLRRCGRCGRKASWYDRGAGLRQWRSLDWGTVEVFLEAEAPRVNCPTHGPTVVAVPWARHHAGHTYAFDDTVAWLAVACSKTAVCELMRIAWRTVGAIVARVWADTEKRIDRFANLRRIGIDEISYKRHHRYLTVVVDHDSGRLVWAAPGHDKATLGLFFDALGAERAAQITHVSADAADWIADVVTERCPDAIQCADPFHVVAWATEALDVERRRAWNDARAIARTEPKWGRGRPGKNAAPRPGRERARRLKGARYALWKNPEDLTERQSAKLAWIAKTDPRLYRAYLLKESLRHVFSVKGEEGKQALDRWISWAQRCRIPVFVELAARIKRHRVAIDAALDHGLSQGLIESTNTKIRLLTRIAFGFRSPQALIALAMLTLAGHRPTLPGRHNHPQISQ, from the coding sequence GTGCGCAATGTGAGGCTATTTCGTGCGCTGCTGGGTGTCGACAAGCGCACCGTGATTGAGGACATCGAATTCGAGGAGGATGACGCCGGAGACGGTGCGCGGGTGATCGCCCGGGTGCGGCCACGAAGTGCAGTGTTGCGCCGCTGTGGTCGCTGCGGTCGCAAGGCGTCCTGGTATGACCGCGGTGCGGGCCTGCGCCAATGGCGCAGTCTGGATTGGGGCACCGTCGAGGTGTTCTTGGAGGCCGAGGCGCCGCGGGTGAACTGCCCCACCCATGGGCCGACGGTGGTGGCGGTGCCGTGGGCGCGTCATCATGCCGGGCACACGTATGCTTTCGATGACACGGTGGCCTGGCTGGCGGTGGCGTGTTCGAAGACCGCGGTGTGCGAGTTGATGCGGATCGCCTGGCGCACCGTCGGGGCGATCGTGGCCCGGGTCTGGGCCGACACCGAAAAGCGCATTGACCGGTTCGCGAACTTGCGCCGCATCGGTATCGATGAGATCTCCTACAAGCGCCACCACCGGTACCTGACGGTGGTCGTCGATCACGACAGCGGCCGGTTGGTGTGGGCCGCCCCGGGCCACGACAAGGCCACCCTGGGCTTGTTCTTCGATGCCCTGGGCGCTGAGCGGGCCGCCCAGATTACTCACGTTTCGGCCGATGCCGCGGACTGGATCGCTGACGTGGTCACCGAGCGCTGCCCGGATGCGATTCAATGCGCCGATCCGTTTCATGTGGTGGCCTGGGCCACCGAGGCGCTCGACGTCGAGCGGCGCCGAGCCTGGAACGACGCACGGGCGATCGCGCGCACCGAACCCAAGTGGGGCCGGGGCCGGCCCGGTAAGAACGCCGCACCACGTCCGGGCCGCGAGCGGGCACGGCGGCTCAAGGGCGCCCGCTACGCGCTGTGGAAGAACCCCGAGGACCTCACCGAACGCCAAAGCGCCAAACTGGCCTGGATCGCCAAGACCGATCCCCGTCTGTATCGCGCCTACCTGCTCAAAGAGAGCCTGCGGCATGTGTTTTCGGTCAAGGGCGAGGAAGGTAAACAGGCCCTGGACCGGTGGATCTCCTGGGCCCAGCGCTGTCGCATCCCGGTATTCGTCGAGCTTGCCGCCCGCATCAAACGCCACCGGGTGGCCATCGACGCCGCCCTCGACCACGGCCTATCCCAAGGCCTGATCGAATCCACCAACACCAAGATCCGCCTACTGACCCGGATCGCGTTCGGATTCCGCTCACCACAAGCCCTCATCGCCCTAGCCATGCTCACCCTCGCCGGCCACCGCCCCACCCTGCCAGGCCGACACAACCACCCACAGATCAGTCAGTAG